The Pungitius pungitius chromosome 21, fPunPun2.1, whole genome shotgun sequence genome includes the window cgccCTTTTGTCTGTCCTCCAGCATGGGGACACTATCTGAGATGTTTGAGTTGGAGATACCCACAGTCCACAGCATCATTAGCAAGATGATCATCAACGAGGAGCTGATGGTACGCTTCCATTCCGCCTCTAACGCGCTTCATTTTGTCTTCTGTAAATGTTCTAAAtgtttttgggtttttttctgtcctctttCCATCAGGCGTCACTCGACCAGCCCACCCAGACCGTGGTGATGCACCGCACCGAGCCCACCTCCCTGCAGAACATGGCGCTGCAGCTGGCGGAGAAACTCGGCAGCCTGGTGGAGAACAACGAGCGCGTCTTCGACCTCAAGCAGGGCATCTACGGAGGATACTTCAACAGAGGTGAGTTGTGATGACCGCGTGAAATGTGCACCACATGTGTTCGCGTGTTGCGTTCACTTCCACCCTGTTTGCAATGAACGGAACAAACATTGAATTAAATGTTGAATGCCATGGTCGGCGTACCTGGACAAGTTCCTGCAACGTCTTATGTTCCCGTCGGTTTTATTAAGGGTTGAAAAGTACTGACTCTGGAACCGTGGTAACTGGTTCTTTTTATTGCGTTACAGATCAGAAAGGTGGCTACCAACAGAACAAATCTTACAACAGAGGTATGTTAATCAAAGAGGTGTACCTGCATGTGCAACTATCCGTTGTAATTACCATGAAATATATATTCTCCTCTCTGCCGTTATGAATCGAATTGCTCACCAGCACATCTCACTTGCTTCGAGGCCCTTTAGTTAAGAATCACTGAGGCTCAAGTTCATGTGGACATGTGTTATTGCAGCTTGTATCTGTCACTTTTGGTTGATATAATGAAGGGTTAAATTTCATACTGTTGCGGTCAAGCTCATTTGAAattttttcatttgtaattCTCAGATCAGAAAGGTGGCTACCAGCAGAACAAATCCTACAACAGAGGTATGTTAATCAAGCCGTCCTCAACCTGCTTAATTAATTAACTTTGACGTTAAATCTTGACATTCTTAACACTTATGTTTTGCTCTTTGCATGTAACAGATCAGAGAGGAGGTGGCTACCAGGGCGGTGGTGGCGGAGGCTACCAGGGCGGTGGTGGCGGAGGCtaccagggaggaggaggaggcggaggctaCCATGGGGGTGGCGGTGGCGGCTAccatggaggtggaggtggtggcggCTAccaaggaggtggaggaggcggcggctaccatggaggcggaggaggaggcggcggctaccatggaggcggaggaggaggcggaggctaccatggaggtggaggaggaggcggcggctaccatggaggaggaggtggaggctaccatggaggaggaggtggaggcggcggcTACcaaggaggtggaggcggcggcTATCATGGAGGTGGCGGAGGGGGCtaccagggaggaggaggaggtggcggctACCAGGGGAATAGAGGCGGCTACAATAGAGGAGGCTACAGAAATCAGAACCACCAAAGCAACTACTGAGGTTGAACCGTGTGTCTTTCAGTGGCTCCAGCTGAACTATTCTTCATTCCACAGTAACATCAATCTGGGATTCTGTGCTCAACGCTCGGCTGCATCTGCAGTGTTATTTCAGTACTTCTCTGACTAGAGATTTAAGGTTAATGTTGCTTTTAGGAAATGAAATGCAGTGCGGCTGGCTTTGGGTTCGGGTACATATATTTCAGGTTTTGACTTATCTAATAAACAACTACTAGAATAAAATGGTCTGTTTTCTGCtggtctttttttcaagtttaaatcccccccacccccaaatgTCTCAATGTATTCCTCCAGAATTTTAAAGGCACTGCTGCAGTCGAATGAATTTGAGGTACTTAGACTTTCTATTATGATATTCCCCAAACCACCAAAAAGGTCAAGGGTCAATGGTCGGGTCAACCAGTTGTACTCGGTTCAATCTAGTTTGTGTATATCCCAGAAATCACACTTTCACCCGGTTAGATTTTGGACCAGAATAGTTATACAACACTGGCTCAAGAATTAATATGCTGGGTCATTTCCCTCGAAATTTGTGAAATAGACAAACATCAATGTAAACTGCTGTCAGTAACACTTTTGTGTATAGCATTAAAAGTTTTCCTATTTCATAGTGAATTTACAAGTAAAAATGAGGGATTTCTTCCCATACATTCACATATAACCCAAAACAAAGATATGGTCCGTTTTATAATGAGCTCACCAATCCTTTTATATTCAgacaaacaaaaccacacaatTGGATAAAATCTCATTTATTGCATGTTTAATTTTCATTCACTTTGCTTTCTGATTTGTTCACACCACTTTACGGCTAAGTGTGCATAGATTTCAACATTCACGCGTTCACCTGCTTCAACTTGTGGACCATCGATGTCCCTTCATTGACACCCTTAATGAGttggggttcttttttttttttgcagggatCAACTCTCCCGCTTTTGCAACCTGGACACGAGACGCGTTTCCATTCAAAGTGTGGaggggttccccccccccaggcccagcCTCCTGTAGAGCTCTCTCCTCAGCAGGTCCCTCTCTTTGCGAATCCCCTGCAACACGGTCCGATTCTCCTGAGCCCGACGCACCAGGTAGGGGAGCGTGTCCTCCACCGAGCCGTACGGCACCGACTTGTACACTGCGTAACCCTCCTTTGCTGTGGGACagagggcggggtggggggggggagagagagacggagcgcGTTATTGTAACCCGGGGTCGTTCACCTGAGGGGAGGCGGGCCTACTGAGCGCTCACCCAGGGTGAGGGAGACGTGGTCACACATGCCCAGCAGCTGGCCGAAGCACACCGAGCCCCCGTCCTTGTCCATCCCCAACTCCTGCATCCTGAACATGACGTGCACAAAAAGCCGCATGGGGGGGggtacttctctctctctctctctctctcacacacacacccccaaagCCTGCAAACTGCTCCTTTGTCCTTCTTACCGTCGCGCGGCGCGTCTCACCGAGTCCTCGTTGTGAGTGGCGACGATGAGCCGGTACCGCTCGGGCTTCTGGGAGATGGCCTCCAGCATCGCGTCCAGGCAGCCGTTGTAACTGCACCAACACAAGCGAAGGGGTGACGCAtgccggcgccccccccccccccccccccccccccccccgagtgctcACAGGCCTGGCGCGTTTGTGAAGGCCCCGACCCGGAGGTCGCCCTCACGCCGTGAGGTGTATTTCGTGTCACAGAACAAGAACTTTAAAATTGCTTTAACTTTAGAAATAAAACAGAATTTCAGTCGCCAGGTTTCTATGGTTACCAGAGCCGAACTGAGGCTCCCGAGCTgatctgatcttttttttttggggggttgcaTAAATTGATCTTCATTGGTCTATCTGGGCTGCCTGGTTGTGAGTATTGATCATTTCCTCTGTTCCACCTGTCGTTGGTGTCCTCCCAGCACCGGTGGACGGGGTCCGGGCGACCCTCTTTCCCTGCGAGCATCCTCTCCTTGTCCATGTAGGCTCCTCGGACCAGCTTGACCCCGAGGCCGAAGCCCCCGCCGTTGGACAGCCGCAGAGCTTCTGAGAGGAGAGACCTGGACTCCTGAGGGACGCAGAGGGGGATTAACTGAACACGCTTATTAACTACAGGCATATttgtaaaagggaaaaaaaaacaaaaaacatctattTGCCTTCAGGTAGCACTGGTACGTGTTCCAGATCCAGACACCATCTTTGTTGAACTTCTTCATCATCGCCATGGTGACCAGAGAGAGTGCGGGATTCATGTAGGTGTACTCTGCATCAACCAGGACTCTCACTTTGTCTACGCTTgcctgaaaaaaatcaaataaaatacaggGGATCTCGAAAATAAAGGTGACAGAGAGGAGTAATTCAAAATGAGGAATGTCACTTTGATGTACCTCTGCTACTCTGTTGAGTCGCCGCAGGCCACAGAGCAAATGGGCCACTTCGCGCTCGTTTAAACCAGGGATTTTAATCGGCTGAGAGAAAGCAGTTTCAgagaaaggtcagaggtcatttcacatttcactgGACAGATCCACCCTGATCAACTTTGTAAATCTTTGTATGTGGACTCGGACGGAGGGAAGGACGCCTGACCTCTCCATCCAGAGCTCTGACCAGAAGATTCAGGGGAAGCGGCCGTTGGCCGATGAGCGTTGTGAGTTTGACCTTAAAACCAGCGGTTCAGTCTTATCAGTGAGAGAAAAGAGCCAGACACATCACACACCAACttcttatctcccccccccccctcaacataTCTGAACCACATCCAGCTGCTGTTTGTTCCCAAAACACCTGCGAAAATCCCAGAGAGCTTTCCTCACCGAGGCCGCCTCAAAGGTCTTCAGTGAAccaaatcaaaatgtaaaaatgtaccaCACTACTGCCTGCTCATTTACATCAAGAGGGACAGTAGCACTTCATCACAGAAACCAAGGCGGCCAATCGCTGCCTTACACACAGCTCGGGCCGGAGCAGAGCCGTGATCTTCAGCTGCATCATGGGCTCTTTGCTCCAGGCGTTGCTGTGTGACATCCGCACGCATTCCAGCACGGCCTCCATGTTGTCGTCGTACGTCTCCTCGCTGTCGGGGGACCAGAGGAAAATCAGCAATGAACCGGCACACTAGCGACGTGGCGCGCTTTCTGCACGCCGTCACTCAACGCTCCTCCGTACCCGGAGCCCTCCCCCAGATCCTCCTCGATTGGCACGGCCAGCATGGGCCTGAGTCCCCGCGAGCTCATCTTCTGCACGCGCCGGGAGATCTCGCCCTCGTTCTCCCCGGCCACGAACTGGGCGTAGACGGTGGgccgcagcagcagggagaACAGCCTCCTGCCCAACAGGCCGCGCGCCGCCGAcatcagctgcagcaggaggaggaggaggagatatgcaatttcttttatttcatgcCACTTTTCACTTCTTATTCAAGTTCAAATCTCCACAAATCGGACCATTTACTGCTTTTCCCTTTTAATTCAGCTTTGAATTGAAGCTCAGCCTTAGGACGATGTCACCTACAGTAACGTATCCAGAAATCTatcaatcaaaaaaataaagaagcttcacttctttacaaaatataaaaagaaatgatgcaCTTCAACCAACtttaaacattcaaattaaaaagttaaaacattaaaatcctGCCTTTACATTAACGCACAAGGGATAATAAATCTAAAACAGTCAAACAATCAAAAGGGCTGCTTTTCTGCTTTGggttcttgttttcttttatacTGACATACTTTTTACTGGTAATAACGTTTGCAATCACTCGTCGGTCTAATCTCTCTACGGTGCAaaggcacttattgtaagttgctttggatgtaatgtaatgttatgtaatCAATCCAACGTCCCTCCgaataaccccccccaaaaaaagagcccCCAGAAGCCGAGCCTCACCTTCCCGCAGTGGTCGACGAGCAGGGGGAAGGAGCAGAGGCGGAAGACGGCCAGGGCGCGGACCAGCTCGCTCAGGCTCTTGGCCCTGAAGGCGCTCGGCTCCTGGAAGCTCAAAGTGGCCGAGGGGAGCCCGGGCTGcttggccgccgccgccgccagccaGGGGGCCCCGGTACCCAGAAGCCTCAGCGGGGGCCGGCGAGGCAGCGGGGGACGCAGGTAAGTGATCGCCATCATCGTCCcagagagactgtgtgtgtgtgtcactgactTGGCGTTGCGGGCTGCGTCTCGTGGATCCAAAGTGTGAATCTGTTGTataatttttttggggggggtttgaagCAGAAACAGAACGGCCTGAAAGAAGAAGCACGGTTGGAACTTTGCGTCTGTTGAACTAATCCAAAGCTACCACATTTTAAGTCTAATTGACAATGAATAAGTTAGTATATATGAAACATCTTACCCTACTGACCTGGGCAGCTATGCAGGTGCGACTGGAAGGTCTGTGTGTGGACCAGCGAGACTCATCCTCTTTTGACACACTCACTGGTTAATGGGTGACTCATTTCAAAGAAAAGCCAAGTTGACCCTTAGCATCGACCCACAAGCGGTTTCCCTCGGCTTCTCCAAAAAATAGACTCTCGCTCTTGTTTATTAAATCATTTTCCCCAACAAACTCATAATGTTACAGCTACAATAATGTTACCACAATAATGTTCTCCCAGTGAAACAAGCAGCTGTGGGATGTTCCGTACAACTGATCATTGCTGAATGATTAAATTCAATTTCAGGATTTACACAACAGACCCGTAGAGAAATGCGTGTATGTAACGAACCCTCCAGAGACTTTATTTCTGAGGGGGGTGTCGtggttaaaaatgttttttccaaagCAGTCAGCAGAGGAAATGATTAACATTGAGGTCACTGTGGCCAAGACCTCAGCCCCTGGCCCCCTGCAGCCAGAATGGTTCAAGAGGCCATAGATCAAAGGTCCCAGAATGTAATGATCACCAAAAAGGCCCGACCAGCTGCTTCCAGCTGACGGCGCCGTGTCTCCATGTGTCACCTGAAAGGCGAGGGTCGTATCAATCTTCTAATGAACAAGAACTAATTGTCACAACAGTCACTTTTAGTTTAATGTTTTTGTGGAAATGTAATCACGCCACTCTGGAATACGGaatcttttttattcattaaaacacTGGAATGGATATTTGAGAAAGGAAATCTTAAACAGCTATTTACAAATGTGGACCAATCTTATTCATCTGCTAATCAGGTGAACCCTTTAAaatacacatacgcacacatcAGTCCATTGGGCTTCTTGAGCTGACGCtggaaattgcaaaaaaagaaataaaaactaaactaaaagcGCTTTCAATCCAAAACATTTGTACAACTttacattcttgttttttttaaaacacagctcTTGAGTTCATATCCAGGTAGGGCCCCTGGGGGTGGGCGTGTCCGTGTTGGTGCTGTCTGTACAGATGCCTGAACGGGATGGAGAGGGACGCGTGAGGCTCCTGACAAAGGCGCAGAGGGTAGGACGGAAAGGCCGGGTAGAGGGccgggggaggggtggaggaggggaggccgGAGGCAAGCGACGGATCCAGCTGGGGCAGAAGAGACGGGTGGTGCAGTACCATCTCCGGGCGATAGGGGGCGGGCGGGTTGAACGGCGACATCTCCACCGCCGGGtgcgaggaggtggaggggttgCGCGGGTTTTGGTGATGGGCGGCCGCGGCCATCGGGGAGACGGACTGCTggaagggagaggaggcggCCAAGCAGGAGGGGGCCTGGAAGGAGGCGTGAGGGTGAGAGTgagggagcgaggaggaggggtgagggaaGGACGCAGCCAAGGAGGAACCCTGGGCCTGGTGGCTCAGACCCGGGAGGTGCAGGGCGTGGTGGGCTGAGGCGGGGGCCACGCTGGGAAAGGACAGATTCTGCATGTGGGCGGGGacggaggggaaggagaaagacgcgccgccgccgcccccccctccgcggGAGCACGGCGGGCCGGCGGCCTGCGGGTGGCCGTAGCTGTGGAGGTGCTGCGCGCTCGCCGGATCGGGATAGATCCACGTCGGCGGGCACTGGTCGACGGAGGAGCTGCTCCCGCCGGGGAACAGCGCCTGGCAcgcggggggcggcggcggggcggcAAAGGAGGAGTCCACCGGCGCGTGGGTGGCGACCGCCTCCGGGGCGCCGTGATAGGGCGGGGACGTGGACGTCAGGAGGGACTGTGgcgaggaggagtgggagggaggcGGCGTGGGGAAGGTGAAGGAGGTCTGCTGCAGCgagggagtggaggaggagagggggggcgaggaggtgaGAATGGGGGGGTAGTCCATGGACGCATCAGAGGAGTCGGGGACgggcagggaggagaaggacgaggaggactgCGGAAGAGGAGCCgaagggaaggaggagcagTCGGTGGAGGAGAAAGCGTACGCCGCTCCGTCCGACCTGAGGTGgagcacaagaaaaaaaaacacgcataCATAAAGATCTTTGTGTCCATTTGTCTCTTGATGAATTTAGGAAGATGCACTCAGGAGGAGACTCCTCCCCTCCCGCACGCCTACCTTTCGCCCAGGAGGCCCCCCGCCGCGCCTCCCCGCGCGTCCTGCACGCCGTTGCCCACGGAGATCCCGATGTCGGACATCTGAGAGGCCATGAACTCCTGGCCGAGATCGAGCGGATGCCCGGGGGCCAAAGCGTCCCGGTAGGAGGCTCCGGCCGGTCCGAacccacaggaggaggagggggcggcggcgccgggcggtcgggggagggaggaggagtggCCCAGGGCCAGGGCCCGCAGGTCCGTGCTGGAGGTGGCGGGCTGCGGCTCGGTGGAGTCGCACGCATCGCAGTTCACTgagagggaaagatggaggcggcgtttttattttttaagggcGGTTTTTTTAAAAGGCGATGCGGGAAGGGTGCGATTTGAAGGCTTACCGATGTCCAAGACGTCGGCCATGACGGACACTTTGCGCTTGAGTCTCGCGTCTCTttgcctgcggggggggggggggggggtgaaggagagCGGTTTAGATTGTGAGTGTGCCGCCGCGGTGTGACGTTGGCGGGATGCGTCTTACTTTTTGCTGTTCATGCCGTCCTCTCGGAAGCCTTTGGCGAAGGGGTTGGAGTTGATCTTCAGCTCTGtgatctgacaaaaaaaaatcaatggtgTCACTCTCCCACTGCGCTTTGAACCTCTCGCGTGCTTCCTA containing:
- the prodh2 gene encoding hydroxyproline dehydrogenase codes for the protein MMAITYLRPPLPRRPPLRLLGTGAPWLAAAAAKQPGLPSATLSFQEPSAFRAKSLSELVRALAVFRLCSFPLLVDHCGKLMSAARGLLGRRLFSLLLRPTVYAQFVAGENEGEISRRVQKMSSRGLRPMLAVPIEEDLGEGSGEETYDDNMEAVLECVRMSHSNAWSKEPMMQLKITALLRPELCVKLTTLIGQRPLPLNLLVRALDGEPIKIPGLNEREVAHLLCGLRRLNRVAEASVDKVRVLVDAEYTYMNPALSLVTMAMMKKFNKDGVWIWNTYQCYLKESRSLLSEALRLSNGGGFGLGVKLVRGAYMDKERMLAGKEGRPDPVHRCWEDTNDSYNGCLDAMLEAISQKPERYRLIVATHNEDSVRRAARRMQELGMDKDGGSVCFGQLLGMCDHVSLTLAKEGYAVYKSVPYGSVEDTLPYLVRRAQENRTVLQGIRKERDLLRRELYRRLGLGGGNPSTL
- the tbx6 gene encoding LOW QUALITY PROTEIN: T-box transcription factor TBX6 (The sequence of the model RefSeq protein was modified relative to this genomic sequence to represent the inferred CDS: deleted 1 base in 1 codon) produces the protein MLSVEMYPGLTHQRMGDGFYRDLQSQAFPSACDAAAKALPQRLPPPPPPGPNPPKSDVKVELENAHLWKQFSSVGTEMIITKKGRRMFPGLRLKLSGLNPSLRYILLLDVVPLDNSRYRFQGGGWQAVGGAEAKLPDRVFIHPDSPATGAHWQSRAVSFHYAKLTNNTLDSQGHIILHSLHRYQPRVHLVEARDVLRWGGAQRSFVFPETQFLTVTAYQNSKITELKINSNPFAKGFREDGMNSKKQRDARLKRKVSVMADVLDIVNCDACDSTEPQPATSSTDLRALALGHSSSLPRPPGAAAPSSSCGFGPAGASYRDALAPGHPLDLGQEFMASQMSDIGISVGNGVQDARGGAAGGLLGERSDGAAYAFSSTDCSSFPSAPLPQSSSSFSSLPVPDSSDASMDYPPILTSSPPLSSSTPSLQQTSFTFPTPPPSHSSSPQSLLTSTSPPYHGAPEAVATHAPVDSSFAAPPPPPACQALFPGGSSSSVDQCPPTWIYPDPASAQHLHSYGHPQAAGPPCSRGGGGGGGASFSFPSVPAHMQNLSFPSVAPASAHHALHLPGLSHQAQGSSLAASFPHPSSSLPHSHPHASFQAPSCLAASSPFQQSVSPMAAAAHHQNPRNPSTSSHPAVEMSPFNPPAPYRPEMVLHHPSLLPQLDPSLASGLPSSTPPPALYPAFPSYPLRLCQEPHASLSIPFRHLYRSTNTDTPTPRGPTWI